The following proteins come from a genomic window of Macrobrachium rosenbergii isolate ZJJX-2024 chromosome 37, ASM4041242v1, whole genome shotgun sequence:
- the LOC136825499 gene encoding uncharacterized protein isoform X2, whose product MAVNSNKEEETTSDPPKYEDAVAQEIFGTVSQTTLSLEGGQNDVLNSDISFAYPEPPPPYHESVTTPLVDNEEDSGTM is encoded by the coding sequence GAAGAGGAAACCACCAGTGATCCACCAAAATATGAGGATGCTGTGGCCCAGGAAATTTTTGGTACAGTATCTCAAACAACACTATCCTTGGAGGGTGGTCAGAATGATGTGCTCAATAGTGATATAAGCTTTGCGTATCCAGAGCCCCCACCACCCTACCACGAGTCAGTAACCACGCCTCTTGTAGACAATGAAGAAGATTCGGGTACTATGTGA
- the LOC136825499 gene encoding uncharacterized protein isoform X1: MFSCKHLCTKDIIFGVIVAVSMVIVFLSVPFLQQLPFIASAIFLYFGGFMILACVRNPGLLPSGSFSTSSKEEEETTSDPPKYEDAVAQEIFGTVSQTTLSLEGGQNDVLNSDISFAYPEPPPPYHESVTTPLVDNEEDSGTM, encoded by the exons ATGTTCAGTTGTAAGCATCTATGCACCAAAGACATTATATTTGGAGTTATTGTCGCAGTGTCAATGGTCATTGTTTTCCTATCAGTGCCCTTCTTGCAGCAACTCCCTTTTATAGCCAGCgccatctttttgtattttggcgGTTTTATGATTTTGGCCTGTGTTCGTAATCCAGGACTGCTTCCCTCAGGCAGTTTCTCCACAAGTTCCAAAGAG GAAGAGGAAACCACCAGTGATCCACCAAAATATGAGGATGCTGTGGCCCAGGAAATTTTTGGTACAGTATCTCAAACAACACTATCCTTGGAGGGTGGTCAGAATGATGTGCTCAATAGTGATATAAGCTTTGCGTATCCAGAGCCCCCACCACCCTACCACGAGTCAGTAACCACGCCTCTTGTAGACAATGAAGAAGATTCGGGTACTATGTGA